One region of Oryza glaberrima chromosome 7, OglaRS2, whole genome shotgun sequence genomic DNA includes:
- the LOC127780506 gene encoding uncharacterized protein LOC127780506, producing MPPVSSSTSRPASLPSSPHRPALRPGSLQRLLRPPDPSDDDGATPTAPRSSRGGGRVLLQVTNITPALSGADPFSGHHGFYLRLSDSARSCYVSLHADHDDLILTNGLHIGQVIEVEHLVPSVPAPVLRHFRVLPGRYPCIQQEPADDAAAGGAAAEIKEVVSERPRRSSPTPPIPGERRARQAGGGGSPSAIGYRHRSRSISNLSEAGAAARRSGAAVLGKLRKVSVTSIDGTSTDDDDEESDVSSLSSARRNWDFTGGVKDRRPVAPRRRGNSVSPSKSGPNSTITQNDDPMESVRRKAEKAFNVLSKRASAKMTRESSNCTVATPQSAAASSSIKWCESNVMWSTLSSSLLKHGKEAVKQRDMALQAVLDGLLEASTTEKLIKCLSTYSELQSDKEENPKELIDRFLKFSQELDHAIFIAQSQTKIRHVKACGSNSTSSASTKAALKAALDRKQSAILWIREAIEADLSPFSSHTRPTESPKLPLAESKPMTPLFCCSKPKCNCSKRSSRKASDGSSQGSNMSAAMDLAVALRSECNCWFLKYIDKFLDDIESETMYAPCDSQVAGLLQQLKRVDDWLNRVALHERMLSVDRTNKDIMFSEEEESDACERVRRKIYGALLRHVQYAAMALEGLNGVIDEEKDERK from the exons ATGCCGCCGgtgtcgtcgtcgacgtcgaggccggcgtcgctgccgtcgtcgccgcacaGGCCGGCGCTCCGGCCGGGCAGCCTGCAGCGGCTGCTCCGGCCGCCGGACccctccgacgacgacggcgccaccCCCACGGCGCCCCGctcctcccgcggcggcggccgcgtcctgCTCCAGGTCACCAACATCACCCCCGCGCTCTCCGGCGCCGACCCTTTCTCCGGCCACCACGGCTTCTACCTCCGCCTCTCCGACTCCGCGCGCTCCTGCTACGTCTCCCTCCACGCCGACCACGACGACCTCATCCTCACCAACGGCCTCCACATCGGCCAGGTCATCGAGGTCGAGCACCTGGTACCGTCCGTCCCGGCGCCCGTGCTCCGCCATTTCCGCGTCCTCCCCGGCCGCTACCCCTGCATCCAGCAGGAacccgccgacgacgccgccgccggcggcgccgcggcggagatCAAGGAGGTCGTGTCCGAGCGcccgcgccgctcgtcgccgacgccccCCATCCCGGGCGAGAGGAGGGCgcggcaggcgggcggcggcggctccccctcCGCGATCGGCTACCGCCACAGGTCACGGTCGATATCGAACTTGTcggaggcgggcgcggcggcgaggaggagcggcgccgccgtcctggGGAAGCTGAGGAAGGTCAGCGTCACGTCCATCGACGGCACcagcaccgacgacgacgacgaggagtccGACGTGTCGTCGCTGTCCTCGGCGAGGAGGAACTGGGATTTCACCGGAGGCGTCAAGGACAGGAGGCCCGTCGCTCCACGGAGACGCGGGAACAGC GTTTCTCCAAGTAAATCCGGCCCAAACTCTACTATCACGCAGAATGATGATCCGATGGAGTCGGTGAGGAGGAAAGCCGAGAAGGCATTCAACGTGCTCTCCAAGAGGGCGTCTGCTAAGATGACCAGAGAAAGCTCTAATTGCACGGTGGCGACGCCGCAGAGCGCTGCGGCGTCGAGCAGCATCAAGTGGTGTGAGAGCAATGTGATGTGGAGCACACTTTCATCAAGCTTGCTGAAGCATGGAAAG GAAGCAGTGAAGCAGAGAGATATGGCACTGCAGGCTGTGCTTGATGGATTGCTAGAGGCATCTACCACTGAGAAATTGATAAAATGCCTGAG TACTTACTCTGAACTACAATCTGACAAGGAAGAAAACCCAAAGGAGCTCATCGACAGGTTCTTGAAATTCTCTCAGGAACTGGATCATGCTATCTTCATCGCCCAATCACAGACCAAAATTAGGCATGTAAAAGCATGTGGTTCCAATTCAACATCCTCAGCTTCAACCAAAGCTGCTTTGAAGGCTGCATTGGATAGGAAGCAGTCTGCCATCTTATGGATCAGAGAAGCCATTGAAGCAGACCTCTCACCTTTTTCTAGCCATACAAGACCCACTGAATCACCAAAGCTACCACTGGCAGAGTCAAAGCCTATGACCCCATTGTTCTGTTGTTCCAAGCCAAAGTGCAACTGCAGCAAAAGGTCCTCAAGGAAAGCATCTGATGGTTCCTCTCAAGGAAGTAACATGAGTGCTGCCATGGACCTGGCTGTAGCACTGAGATCAGAGTGCAACTGTTGGTTCCTCAAGTACATCGACAAGTTCTTGGACGATATCGAAAGCGAGACCATGTATGCACCATGTGATTCCCAAGTTGCAGGCCTTCTGCAGCAGCTTAAAAGGGTGGATGACTGGCTCAACCGTGTCGCGCTACATGAGAGGATGCTTTCGGTTGACCGAACAAACAAGGATATCATGTTTTCTGAAGAAGAGGAGAGCGATGCGTGCGAGAGGGTACGGAGAAAGATTTATGGAGCCCTTTTAAGGCATGTTCAATATGCTGCAATGGCGCTAGAAGGTCTAAATGGTGTAATTGATGAAGAGAAGGACGAGAGAAAATAA
- the LOC127780552 gene encoding transcription factor RSL3-like has translation MERSYTSAVPLIEADSMAQFLGAHGDHCFTYEQMDESMEAMAAMFLPGLDTDSNSSSGCLNYDVPPQCWPQHGHSSSVTSFPDPAHSYGSFEFPVMDPFPIADLDTHCAIPYLTEDLISPPHGNHPSARVEEATKVVTPVATKRKSSAAMTASKKSKKAGKKDPIGSDEGGNTYIDTQSSSSCTSEEGNLEGNTKPSSKKMGTRANRGAATDPQSLYARKRRERINERLRILQNLVPNGTKVDISTMLEEAVQYVKFLQLQIKLLSSDDMWMYAPIAYNGVNISNIDLNISSLQK, from the exons ATGGAGAGATCATACACATCAGCGGTGCCGTTGATCGAGGCCGACTCGATGGCGCAGTTTCTTGGAGCTCATGGTGATCACTGCTTCACCTACGAGCAAATGGATGAGTCCATGGAGGCAATGGCAGCGATGTTCTTGCCTGGCCTTGACACCGACTCCAATTCTTCTTCTGGTTGTCTCAACTACGATGTGCCTCCACAATGCTGGCCTCAGCATGGCCATAGCTCTAGCGTCACCAGCTTCCCTGATCCAGCTCATAGCTATGGAAGCTTTGAGTTCCCGGTCATGGATCCGTTCCCGATCGCCGATCTCGACACGCATTGCGCCATCCCCTACCTTACTGAGGATCTGATCAGCCCTCCACATGGCAACCATCCATCAGCAAGAGTGGAAGAAGCTACAAAGGTTGTTACACCAGTGGCTACCAAGAGGAAGTCTAGTGCTGCCATGACG GCATCAAAGAAGAGCAAGAAGGCTGGCAAAAAAGATCCTATTGGCAGCGACGAAGGCGGCAACACCTACATTGATACGCAAAGTTCTAGCAGTTGCACCTCAGAGGAAGGAAACCTGGAGGGCAACACGAAGCCGAGCTCGAAGAAGATGGGTACTAGGGCCAACCGTGGGGCGGCAACCGATCCCCAGAGTCTCTATGCAAGG aagaggagagagaggatcaATGAAAGATTGAGGATCCTGCAGAACTTGGTTCCCAATGGAACAAAG GTTGACATCAGTACAATGCTGGAGGAAGCAGTGCAGTATGTCAAATTTTTGCAACTTCAGATTAAG TTGCTAAGCTCTGATGACATGTGGATGTATGCACCAATCGCTTACAATGGAGTCAACATCAGCAATATTGATCTGAACATCTCTTCTCTGCAAAAATAA